From Daucus carota subsp. sativus chromosome 6, DH1 v3.0, whole genome shotgun sequence, the proteins below share one genomic window:
- the LOC108192933 gene encoding vacuolar protein sorting-associated protein 36 isoform X1 — MTNLNCRQSSQNHTHPGQISQLRPFSGVKFFLKAKVKRKKFNYFTNLYYSPPNQSVGTTFFTHIISKMWLPVAQLTSNRRPVLNQGEVESCLLSSVDIVCEENPNLPPFKSGLLTLTTHRILFTPDTSSNAVAIPLEAITHIFSSKKSIKAMFASPRVRFQVTTTGEGSVDKNGSKSAVVTLVCRGKSGPDPDVFVGKLWEAWRGRAWEASSEGSGSSLAVTVDQGGSGAGVFKMPVVGVSGILRKEQEMWESTDKSLQDAFQDLNALMSKAKEMVMLAEKMRQKLLSGSTNQSSSSTDEELGTTKEEMQDWLLSVGIASPVTKEAAGALYHQQLSRQLADFVKIPIERAGGMINLIDVYCLFNRARGTELISPDDLLQACTLWEKFDVPVMLRKFDSGVMVIQNKSHSDEEVLARIKSLVLKPEALRTGVSASDAAMTLGIAPAMAKEHLLSAESKGMLCRDVSPDGFRFYISLFEEFHGDDMYIVKEYGNYAAWVAANTISFSATSIQIDKFQG, encoded by the exons ATGACAAACCTAAACTGCAGACAAAGCTCACAAAATCACACGCACCCGGGGCAAATTTCCCAGCTCCGACCATTCTCCGGCgttaaatttttcttaaaagcAAAAGTCAAACGCAAAAAATTCAACTATTTCACCAATCTATACTACAGTCCTCCG AATCAGTCAGTTGGAACTACTTTCTTCACCCACATCATAAGTAAAATGTGGCTCCCTGTTGCACAACTTACTAGTAACCGTAGGCCAGTTCTTAATCAGGGAGAGGTTGAATCTTGTTTACTTTCATCCGTCGATATAGTTTGCGAGGAAAACCCCAATTTGCCTCCTTTCAAGTCTGGACTACTAACTCTTACTACCCACCGGATTCTTTTTACTCCCGACACCTCGTCCAATGCGGTGGCGATACCCCTTGAAGCTATCACCCACATTTTCTCATCCAAGAAGTCGATCAAGGCTATGTTTGCTAGTCCTAGAGTACGGTTTCAGGTTACTACCACGGGTGAAGGAAGTGTTGACAAGAATGGGAGTAAGTCTGCAGTGGTGACGCTTGTGTGTAGGGGAAAGTCGGGGCCTGATCCTGATGTGTTTGTCGGGAAGCTTTGGGAGGCGTGGAGAGGGAGAGCTTGGGAGGCTTCCAGTGAAGGGTCTGGGTCAAGTCTGGCTGTGACAGTTGATCAAGGTGGGTCTGGTGCCGGAGTGTTTAAAATGCCGGTGGTTGGGGTTTCAGGGATTTTGAGGAAGGAACAGGAGATGTGGGAGAGTACTGATAAGAGTTTGCAAGATGCTTTTCAGGACCTCAATGCCCTTATG AGTAAGGCTAAAGAGATGGTGATGCTAGCAGAAAAAATGAGGCAAAAACTCCTCTCAGGTTCTACCAATCAATCAAGCTCATCAACTGATGAGGAGTTAGGTACCACCAAAGAGGAAATGCAAGACTGGTTACTGAGTGTTGGTATTGCCTCCCCTGTAACTAAAGAAGCTGCCGGTGCATTGTATCACCAGCAGTTGTCTCGACAG TTGGCTGATTTCGTGAAAATTCCGATAGAGCGAGCTGGAGGAATGATCAATTTAATAGATGTTTATTGTCTCTTCAATCGTGCTAGAGGCACAG AATTGATCTCACCAGACGATTTGCTCCAGGCATGTACACTGTGGGAGAAGTTTGACGT TCCAGTTATGCTTCGGAAGTTTGATAGTGGTGTCATGGTTATCCAGAATAAGTCTCACAGTGACGAGGAG GTTCTTGCTAGAATAAAGTCACTTGTACTGAAGCCGGAAGCCCTTCGGACTGGGGTCAGTGCCAGTGATGCTGCAATGACTCTGGGTATTGCTCCAGCTATGGCTAAGGAGCATCTTCTTTCTGCTGAAAGCAAAG GTATGCTATGCAGGGATGTCAGCCCTGATGGCTTCCGCTTTTATATCAGTCTATTTGAAGAATTCCATGGTGATGATATGTACAT AGTGAAAGAATATGGGAACTATGCTGCGTGGGTTGCTGCAAATACCATTTCTTTCAG CGCCACTTCCATTCAAATCGACAAGTTTCAAGGTTGA
- the LOC108224650 gene encoding uncharacterized protein LOC108224650: MADSASSQQSQQSQLSQLPVARSRANRGKKSLVHASVFSLRDLLSEFGQAFPNLLHLDAYKYPSQYKQKDVDIMAKLFGIEHPYRAVAPGPNDRACYPKPGTIRIYKETFYAGFRLPPPMYVYRLLAEARVCPTQLQPNGWRFINCFLVQCRKHNLEPSVAVFRYLFKFVNAPNDEGWVKIQYRTLGRSIFVSDSAPDSLPNWKKQWFYLYMEGADWADYFYSDFSRAEDGPMRSLKLGVEEEAAIKVLTADNLHHCSLLISEASLQLHGLSDLGPEAQVALGSIFKKRETAAEKAVPTEVSRTKRPRKEGGTGPVERVPAFLSPRPTAVEEDQGPYVVQWGLLNKDTIVGDSRAAAEWSKNVVTPRDRAHVVESSEDLQIELLGAQAVATSTPTSRPPSTI; the protein is encoded by the exons ATGGCTGATTCCGCATCATCACAGCAATCCCAGCAATCTCAACTTTCTCAGCTTCCCGTGGCTCGTTCTCGCGCTAACcgaggtaaaaaatccctcGTTCATGCTAGTGTTTTTTCTCTTCGTGATCTTCTTTCTGAGTTTGGTCAAGCCTTTCCTAATTTACTTCATCTAGATGCTTATAAGTACCCTTCCCAGTATAAGCAAAAAGACGTAGATATTATGGCCAAACTTTTCGGAATCGAACATCCTTATAGGGCCGTGGCCCCAGGCCCAAATGACCGGGCTTGCTACCCAAAGCCCGGGACAATTAGGATTTACAAAGAGACCTTCTATGCTGGGTTCAGATTGCCTCCCCCAATGTATGTTTATAGACTTTTAGCTGAAGCCCGGGTATGTccaacccaactccagcccaatggctggaggttcataaattgttttttgGTCCAGTGTAGGAAGCACAACTTGGAGCCCAGTGTGGCAGTGTTTAGGtatcttttcaaatttgttAACGCCCCAAATGACGAAGGCTGGGTCAAAATCCAGTATCGAACATTGGGCCGTAGTATTTTCGTTTCAGATTCGGCCCCTGATTCCCTCCCAAATTGGAAGAAGCAGTGGTTTTATCTGTATATGGAGGGGGCCGACTGGGCCGATTACTTTTATTCAGACTTTAGTCGGGCCGAGGATGGGCCGATGAGGTCCCTCAAGTTAGGGGTTGAAGAAGAGGCGGCCATTAAGGTTTTAACGGCCGACAATCTTCATCATTGTTCGCTGTTAATCTCCGAGGCATCGCTTCAGTTACACGGGCTTAGCGATTTGGGCCCTGAGG CCCAAGTTGCTTTGGGGAGCATTTTCAAGAAGCGGGAAACCGCCGCGGAGAAGGCCGTGCCAACCGAGGTTTCGCGCACTAAGCGGCCCAGGAAGGAAGGGGGAACTGGGCCCGTGGAACGGGTTCCAGCTTTCTTATCCCCACGGCCCACCGCCGTTGAAGAGGACCAAGGGCCCTACGTGGTCCAGTGGGGCCTGTTGAACAAAGACACCATCGTGGGCGATTCCCGGGCCGCCGCGGAGTGGTCCAAGAATGTGGTCACCCCTCGGGACCGGGCTCATGTGGTCGAATCCTCCGAAGACCTTCAGATTGAGCTCCTGGGGGCCCAAGCCGTGGCTACG TCAACACCTACCTCCAGGCCGCCGTCCACAATTTGA
- the LOC108192933 gene encoding vacuolar protein sorting-associated protein 36 isoform X2 — MTNLNCRQSSQNHTHPGQISQLRPFSGVKFFLKAKVKRKKFNYFTNLYYSPPNQSVGTTFFTHIISKMWLPVAQLTSNRRPVLNQGEVESCLLSSVDIVCEENPNLPPFKSGLLTLTTHRILFTPDTSSNAVAIPLEAITHIFSSKKSIKAMFASPRVRFQVTTTGEGSVDKNGSKSAVVTLVCRGKSGPDPDVFVGKLWEAWRGRAWEASSEGSGSSLAVTVDQGGSGAGVFKMPVVGVSGILRKEQEMWESTDKSLQDAFQDLNALMSKAKEMVMLAEKMRQKLLSGSTNQSSSSTDEELGTTKEEMQDWLLSVGIASPVTKEAAGALYHQQLSRQLADFVKIPIERAGGMINLIDVYCLFNRARGTELISPDDLLQACTLWEKFDVPVMLRKFDSGVMVIQNKSHSDEEVLARIKSLVLKPEALRTGVSASDAAMTLGIAPAMAKEHLLSAESKGMLCRDVSPDGFRFYISLFEEFHGDDMYIVKEYGNYAAWVAANTISFR, encoded by the exons ATGACAAACCTAAACTGCAGACAAAGCTCACAAAATCACACGCACCCGGGGCAAATTTCCCAGCTCCGACCATTCTCCGGCgttaaatttttcttaaaagcAAAAGTCAAACGCAAAAAATTCAACTATTTCACCAATCTATACTACAGTCCTCCG AATCAGTCAGTTGGAACTACTTTCTTCACCCACATCATAAGTAAAATGTGGCTCCCTGTTGCACAACTTACTAGTAACCGTAGGCCAGTTCTTAATCAGGGAGAGGTTGAATCTTGTTTACTTTCATCCGTCGATATAGTTTGCGAGGAAAACCCCAATTTGCCTCCTTTCAAGTCTGGACTACTAACTCTTACTACCCACCGGATTCTTTTTACTCCCGACACCTCGTCCAATGCGGTGGCGATACCCCTTGAAGCTATCACCCACATTTTCTCATCCAAGAAGTCGATCAAGGCTATGTTTGCTAGTCCTAGAGTACGGTTTCAGGTTACTACCACGGGTGAAGGAAGTGTTGACAAGAATGGGAGTAAGTCTGCAGTGGTGACGCTTGTGTGTAGGGGAAAGTCGGGGCCTGATCCTGATGTGTTTGTCGGGAAGCTTTGGGAGGCGTGGAGAGGGAGAGCTTGGGAGGCTTCCAGTGAAGGGTCTGGGTCAAGTCTGGCTGTGACAGTTGATCAAGGTGGGTCTGGTGCCGGAGTGTTTAAAATGCCGGTGGTTGGGGTTTCAGGGATTTTGAGGAAGGAACAGGAGATGTGGGAGAGTACTGATAAGAGTTTGCAAGATGCTTTTCAGGACCTCAATGCCCTTATG AGTAAGGCTAAAGAGATGGTGATGCTAGCAGAAAAAATGAGGCAAAAACTCCTCTCAGGTTCTACCAATCAATCAAGCTCATCAACTGATGAGGAGTTAGGTACCACCAAAGAGGAAATGCAAGACTGGTTACTGAGTGTTGGTATTGCCTCCCCTGTAACTAAAGAAGCTGCCGGTGCATTGTATCACCAGCAGTTGTCTCGACAG TTGGCTGATTTCGTGAAAATTCCGATAGAGCGAGCTGGAGGAATGATCAATTTAATAGATGTTTATTGTCTCTTCAATCGTGCTAGAGGCACAG AATTGATCTCACCAGACGATTTGCTCCAGGCATGTACACTGTGGGAGAAGTTTGACGT TCCAGTTATGCTTCGGAAGTTTGATAGTGGTGTCATGGTTATCCAGAATAAGTCTCACAGTGACGAGGAG GTTCTTGCTAGAATAAAGTCACTTGTACTGAAGCCGGAAGCCCTTCGGACTGGGGTCAGTGCCAGTGATGCTGCAATGACTCTGGGTATTGCTCCAGCTATGGCTAAGGAGCATCTTCTTTCTGCTGAAAGCAAAG GTATGCTATGCAGGGATGTCAGCCCTGATGGCTTCCGCTTTTATATCAGTCTATTTGAAGAATTCCATGGTGATGATATGTACAT AGTGAAAGAATATGGGAACTATGCTGCGTGGGTTGCTGCAAATACCATTTCTTTCAG GTGA
- the LOC108192933 gene encoding vacuolar protein sorting-associated protein 36 isoform X3 produces the protein MTNLNCRQSSQNHTHPGQISQLRPFSGVKFFLKAKVKRKKFNYFTNLYYSPPGEVESCLLSSVDIVCEENPNLPPFKSGLLTLTTHRILFTPDTSSNAVAIPLEAITHIFSSKKSIKAMFASPRVRFQVTTTGEGSVDKNGSKSAVVTLVCRGKSGPDPDVFVGKLWEAWRGRAWEASSEGSGSSLAVTVDQGGSGAGVFKMPVVGVSGILRKEQEMWESTDKSLQDAFQDLNALMSKAKEMVMLAEKMRQKLLSGSTNQSSSSTDEELGTTKEEMQDWLLSVGIASPVTKEAAGALYHQQLSRQLADFVKIPIERAGGMINLIDVYCLFNRARGTELISPDDLLQACTLWEKFDVPVMLRKFDSGVMVIQNKSHSDEEVLARIKSLVLKPEALRTGVSASDAAMTLGIAPAMAKEHLLSAESKGMLCRDVSPDGFRFYISLFEEFHGDDMYIVKEYGNYAAWVAANTISFSATSIQIDKFQG, from the exons ATGACAAACCTAAACTGCAGACAAAGCTCACAAAATCACACGCACCCGGGGCAAATTTCCCAGCTCCGACCATTCTCCGGCgttaaatttttcttaaaagcAAAAGTCAAACGCAAAAAATTCAACTATTTCACCAATCTATACTACAGTCCTCCG GGAGAGGTTGAATCTTGTTTACTTTCATCCGTCGATATAGTTTGCGAGGAAAACCCCAATTTGCCTCCTTTCAAGTCTGGACTACTAACTCTTACTACCCACCGGATTCTTTTTACTCCCGACACCTCGTCCAATGCGGTGGCGATACCCCTTGAAGCTATCACCCACATTTTCTCATCCAAGAAGTCGATCAAGGCTATGTTTGCTAGTCCTAGAGTACGGTTTCAGGTTACTACCACGGGTGAAGGAAGTGTTGACAAGAATGGGAGTAAGTCTGCAGTGGTGACGCTTGTGTGTAGGGGAAAGTCGGGGCCTGATCCTGATGTGTTTGTCGGGAAGCTTTGGGAGGCGTGGAGAGGGAGAGCTTGGGAGGCTTCCAGTGAAGGGTCTGGGTCAAGTCTGGCTGTGACAGTTGATCAAGGTGGGTCTGGTGCCGGAGTGTTTAAAATGCCGGTGGTTGGGGTTTCAGGGATTTTGAGGAAGGAACAGGAGATGTGGGAGAGTACTGATAAGAGTTTGCAAGATGCTTTTCAGGACCTCAATGCCCTTATG AGTAAGGCTAAAGAGATGGTGATGCTAGCAGAAAAAATGAGGCAAAAACTCCTCTCAGGTTCTACCAATCAATCAAGCTCATCAACTGATGAGGAGTTAGGTACCACCAAAGAGGAAATGCAAGACTGGTTACTGAGTGTTGGTATTGCCTCCCCTGTAACTAAAGAAGCTGCCGGTGCATTGTATCACCAGCAGTTGTCTCGACAG TTGGCTGATTTCGTGAAAATTCCGATAGAGCGAGCTGGAGGAATGATCAATTTAATAGATGTTTATTGTCTCTTCAATCGTGCTAGAGGCACAG AATTGATCTCACCAGACGATTTGCTCCAGGCATGTACACTGTGGGAGAAGTTTGACGT TCCAGTTATGCTTCGGAAGTTTGATAGTGGTGTCATGGTTATCCAGAATAAGTCTCACAGTGACGAGGAG GTTCTTGCTAGAATAAAGTCACTTGTACTGAAGCCGGAAGCCCTTCGGACTGGGGTCAGTGCCAGTGATGCTGCAATGACTCTGGGTATTGCTCCAGCTATGGCTAAGGAGCATCTTCTTTCTGCTGAAAGCAAAG GTATGCTATGCAGGGATGTCAGCCCTGATGGCTTCCGCTTTTATATCAGTCTATTTGAAGAATTCCATGGTGATGATATGTACAT AGTGAAAGAATATGGGAACTATGCTGCGTGGGTTGCTGCAAATACCATTTCTTTCAG CGCCACTTCCATTCAAATCGACAAGTTTCAAGGTTGA